The following proteins come from a genomic window of Micavibrio aeruginosavorus EPB:
- a CDS encoding type III PLP-dependent enzyme domain-containing protein → MHHTFGATAPSQDHSTFPQINDLARYIRDTQPRYPVSVLRPDVLVDKAREFTTTFPGDVLYAVKCNPDERVIQSFITGGVCNFDCASINEVKLINRLMPTATIYFMHPVKARESIYEAYHHYNVRRFVLDSFDELQKIVDVLGDVDDLILFVRMAVPKEKVAVDFSAKFGAPPVLAIDLLRRARAHCAQLGVSFHVGTHCLQTGSYGRAVQAALDVITASGVHVDALDIGGGFPANLSPDNPPPPFADYVAVVHDTLERNSQSHLHLLCEPGRGLVSAGGALVVRVELRKGDLLYLNDGTYGGMFEGGPTADLFYPVEMVRAGGQTASSDLMPFRFAGPTCDSIDMMKGPFMLPADIGEGDWIIIDQLGAYGEISRTPFNGFDQVVRVEQVKAKQKKRIRKVA, encoded by the coding sequence ATGCATCACACATTCGGGGCCACCGCCCCGTCACAGGACCATTCTACCTTCCCGCAAATCAACGATCTGGCCCGTTATATCCGGGATACGCAACCGCGCTACCCCGTGTCGGTACTGCGTCCCGATGTTCTGGTGGACAAGGCGCGCGAATTTACGACGACCTTTCCCGGTGATGTTCTGTATGCCGTCAAATGCAATCCGGATGAACGGGTTATTCAATCCTTCATCACGGGCGGTGTATGCAATTTTGACTGCGCGTCGATCAACGAAGTGAAATTGATCAATCGCCTGATGCCCACGGCCACGATTTATTTCATGCACCCGGTCAAGGCGCGGGAATCGATTTATGAAGCCTATCATCATTATAATGTGCGCCGCTTTGTTCTGGATTCTTTCGATGAATTGCAGAAAATCGTCGATGTTCTTGGCGATGTGGATGATTTAATCCTGTTCGTCCGCATGGCGGTGCCAAAGGAAAAAGTCGCGGTCGATTTTTCCGCCAAATTCGGCGCGCCACCGGTTTTGGCGATTGATTTGTTGCGTCGGGCGCGGGCCCATTGCGCGCAATTGGGCGTATCGTTTCATGTTGGCACACATTGCCTGCAAACGGGGTCCTATGGCCGCGCGGTGCAGGCCGCGTTGGATGTCATTACCGCCAGTGGCGTGCATGTGGATGCGCTGGATATTGGGGGCGGGTTCCCGGCCAATCTTTCGCCGGACAATCCGCCGCCGCCTTTTGCCGATTATGTGGCCGTGGTCCATGATACGCTGGAACGCAACAGCCAATCGCATCTGCATTTGTTGTGCGAACCGGGGCGCGGTCTGGTCTCCGCTGGCGGGGCGCTGGTCGTGCGGGTGGAATTGCGCAAGGGTGATTTGCTGTACCTGAATGACGGAACCTATGGCGGCATGTTTGAGGGCGGGCCGACGGCGGATCTGTTCTACCCGGTCGAAATGGTGCGTGCCGGGGGGCAAACGGCGTCATCCGACCTGATGCCGTTCCGCTTTGCCGGGCCGACCTGTGACTCCATCGATATGATGAAGGGGCCGTTTATGTTGCCCGCCGATATCGGTGAAGGGGATTGGATCATCATTGATCAACTTGGTGCCTATGGAGAAATCAGCCGAACCCCGTTTAACGGATTTGATCAGGTGGTACGGGTGGAGCAGGTGAAAGCCAAGCAGAAAAAACGCATCCGCAAGGTGGCATGA
- a CDS encoding adenine phosphoribosyltransferase: MPFKSYIDTIPDFPEPGVMFRDISPLLAQKFPEVVHAFADLFPAHELADIDGFAGVDSRGFIFASALAVHCRKNFIMPRKAGKLPQPYAEAEYALEYGTAKLHLKPGSGNVIIIDDVLATGGTLKATAGLCQDAGYNVKGFAVLIDLKFLNDFEWNGMRARSVMTYDAP; the protein is encoded by the coding sequence ATGCCGTTTAAATCCTATATCGACACCATCCCCGACTTCCCCGAACCGGGCGTCATGTTCCGCGATATTTCGCCGTTGCTGGCCCAGAAATTTCCGGAGGTTGTCCACGCCTTCGCCGATCTTTTCCCCGCGCATGAATTGGCGGACATTGACGGCTTTGCCGGCGTTGATTCACGTGGGTTTATTTTCGCTTCGGCCCTGGCCGTTCATTGCCGCAAGAATTTCATCATGCCGCGTAAAGCCGGAAAATTGCCGCAGCCTTATGCCGAGGCGGAATACGCGCTGGAATACGGCACGGCGAAACTGCACCTGAAACCCGGCAGCGGCAATGTCATCATTATTGATGACGTACTGGCCACCGGCGGAACATTAAAGGCCACCGCCGGATTGTGTCAGGATGCCGGATATAATGTGAAAGGCTTCGCCGTCCTGATTGACTTGAAATTCCTCAACGATTTTGAATGGAACGGCATGCGCGCCCGGTCTGTGATGACCTACGACGCCCCGTAA
- a CDS encoding CHAP domain-containing protein has translation MRPLIILLSALTLLSACTTTRSAPPAAKWTYRDATPQTAASTAPSPAQVPMASYSMLRKPEQCVPYARRVSGIEIFGDAHSWWNQAAAQNYPRGQRPAPGAVLVLPRTKKMTHGHVAVVKDVIDSRNINVTHTNWGNTRETRRAIYHSMRVQDISANNDWSRVRFWNAHDDVFGFPYAANGFIYNPTQLASGQ, from the coding sequence ATGCGACCGCTTATCATCCTGCTTTCTGCTTTAACGCTGTTATCGGCCTGTACTACTACCCGCTCCGCCCCGCCAGCGGCGAAGTGGACCTATAGGGATGCCACACCGCAAACCGCGGCCAGCACCGCACCAAGCCCTGCACAAGTCCCGATGGCCAGCTACAGCATGCTCCGCAAACCGGAACAATGTGTGCCCTATGCCCGCCGTGTGTCCGGGATTGAAATTTTTGGCGATGCCCACAGCTGGTGGAACCAGGCCGCCGCACAAAACTATCCGCGCGGGCAACGCCCCGCCCCCGGTGCCGTTCTGGTTTTACCGCGCACGAAGAAAATGACCCACGGCCATGTCGCCGTTGTGAAAGACGTTATTGATTCCCGCAACATTAACGTAACCCACACGAATTGGGGGAACACCCGCGAAACACGGCGGGCGATTTACCATTCTATGCGGGTGCAGGATATTTCAGCGAACAATGACTGGTCGCGTGTGCGGTTTTGGAACGCGCATGATGATGTCTTTGGATTCCCTTATGCGGCAAACGGGTTTATTTACAACCCGACCCAACTGGCATCCGGACAGTAA
- a CDS encoding DUF6782 family putative metallopeptidase translates to MDHWEYEAYIRGHTGDLYDLDDKKDLGDYWALDQSRALQSHRRIYDSHADVYAKSAIKKSAHGKILYEFAEKSGVVLRQSMSMPNNTLAHYLHGEDTLHPGVVEYACFLTPAILGHEYRHAWQHLNGLMAIPVGSPEEMIMRDRFIEADARAFEFATAVEYISATGVKNNYARCMLGAMEGWSKEILHYSEDEVMRLGQDAEALKQTMRHVFDRWISLTPLAETYNNLSLGALDRTRKPGMLSRLFKGQVLDVVFDLLDPAAPAGKPFQHRGVTPAFAEELVTRLGQMDEAGHGNYLTQTTGLAFTHAFYTRVHDFRLERSAASLKI, encoded by the coding sequence ATGGATCACTGGGAATATGAGGCCTATATACGTGGCCACACGGGGGATTTGTATGACTTGGATGATAAAAAAGATCTAGGCGATTACTGGGCTTTGGATCAAAGCAGGGCGTTGCAATCGCATCGCCGCATTTATGACTCGCATGCCGATGTTTATGCGAAAAGCGCGATTAAAAAATCCGCGCACGGGAAAATTCTTTACGAATTTGCCGAAAAATCAGGCGTTGTTCTGCGGCAATCAATGTCGATGCCGAATAATACGTTGGCGCATTATCTTCATGGTGAAGATACGCTTCATCCGGGTGTCGTTGAATATGCGTGTTTTCTGACGCCAGCGATTTTGGGGCATGAATATCGTCATGCGTGGCAACATCTGAACGGCCTGATGGCGATACCGGTGGGCTCGCCGGAGGAAATGATAATGCGTGATCGTTTTATTGAAGCGGACGCGCGGGCCTTTGAATTTGCAACGGCGGTTGAATACATATCGGCAACTGGCGTGAAGAATAATTATGCACGCTGTATGCTCGGCGCCATGGAAGGCTGGAGCAAGGAGATTTTGCATTATAGCGAAGACGAAGTTATGCGTCTGGGCCAGGATGCGGAGGCGCTGAAGCAGACGATGCGACACGTTTTTGATCGCTGGATCAGCCTGACGCCCTTGGCTGAAACGTATAACAATCTTTCCTTGGGTGCCTTGGATCGGACCCGCAAACCCGGAATGCTGTCCCGCCTGTTTAAGGGGCAGGTTCTGGACGTCGTGTTTGACCTGCTGGACCCGGCGGCACCCGCGGGTAAGCCATTTCAGCATCGTGGGGTGACGCCCGCCTTTGCTGAGGAGCTTGTGACACGGTTGGGGCAAATGGATGAAGCGGGTCATGGAAATTACCTAACCCAGACGACGGGGTTGGCGTTTACGCATGCGTTTTATACGCGTGTCCATGATTTCCGCTTGGAACGCAGCGCGGCGTCATTGAAAATTTAG
- a CDS encoding VWA domain-containing protein: protein MSLRDNNKGKGLVVTPNGSVKKAYGAVARPNASGLETLNKLAVRDVSTATKGRGRIGFIIDATASRGSNWVEAQDIQASMFREVSAVGTMQLRLVHFGGGTTTAHEWKSNLDDVAADMKRVSCMGGATQIVESLRSFDDANEMTRASSIIVIGDSFEENLGDLEEIAKKLASQKIKIFTFLDGNDSSAEKAFQSISQITGGAFAKFGANMPLKDLCEGVALLSVGGAQALQRLKNPQAKTLLLTAQPK, encoded by the coding sequence ATGTCACTGCGCGATAACAATAAGGGTAAAGGTCTGGTCGTCACACCCAATGGGAGCGTGAAGAAAGCATATGGCGCGGTGGCGCGCCCGAATGCGTCGGGGCTGGAAACGTTGAACAAACTGGCCGTGCGCGATGTTTCTACCGCGACCAAGGGGCGCGGTCGTATTGGGTTTATTATCGATGCAACAGCCAGCCGCGGATCAAACTGGGTTGAGGCGCAGGATATTCAGGCCTCGATGTTTCGCGAAGTGTCGGCTGTTGGCACCATGCAATTGCGTTTGGTGCATTTTGGTGGTGGCACGACGACCGCGCATGAATGGAAATCCAATCTCGACGATGTTGCCGCTGATATGAAGCGCGTGTCCTGCATGGGGGGCGCGACGCAGATCGTTGAATCTTTACGGTCCTTTGATGACGCGAATGAGATGACGCGCGCCAGCAGCATTATTGTCATTGGTGATTCATTCGAGGAAAATCTGGGTGACCTTGAAGAAATTGCGAAAAAACTGGCGTCTCAAAAAATTAAAATTTTTACTTTCCTCGACGGCAATGACTCGTCTGCTGAAAAAGCATTCCAATCCATATCCCAAATCACGGGTGGGGCCTTTGCAAAGTTCGGGGCCAATATGCCGCTGAAAGATTTGTGCGAAGGGGTTGCCCTCCTATCGGTGGGTGGGGCCCAGGCATTGCAACGTCTGAAAAATCCGCAGGCCAAGACGTTGTTGTTGACGGCACAACCCAAATAA
- a CDS encoding DUF485 domain-containing protein, with the protein MHENLQKSITEMPEYAELLRRRNAITTPLAAIVLIAYYTFIILVAYAPDFMGRPIVENGLTSVGIIFGLGLILLTFAVTAFYVWYANTLIEPLLHKIYQKATHDE; encoded by the coding sequence ATGCATGAAAACCTTCAGAAATCTATCACCGAAATGCCGGAATATGCGGAATTGCTCAGACGCCGCAACGCCATCACAACGCCATTGGCGGCGATTGTTCTGATTGCCTATTACACCTTTATTATTCTGGTCGCTTATGCCCCCGACTTTATGGGGCGCCCGATTGTTGAAAACGGGCTGACATCGGTTGGCATTATTTTTGGGTTGGGCTTGATCCTGTTAACGTTTGCCGTAACTGCCTTCTATGTCTGGTACGCCAACACCCTGATTGAACCTTTGCTGCATAAAATTTATCAGAAAGCGACACACGATGAGTGA
- a CDS encoding cation acetate symporter, which produces MSEFLANLHQLNVTAVIVFFLFVALSLGITYWAAKRTKTRSDFYAAGGRINGWQNGLAISGDYMSAASFLGISGLVFASGFDGLLYSIGFLVGWPIILLLIAAPLRNLGKYNFSDAASLRFKQTPIRIMAAFGSLATVCLYLIAQMVGAGKLIEVLFHLPYESAVIIVGVLMVSYVTFGGMLATTWVQLIKAVLLLGGATIVAVLVLAHFHFNLPALFAAAVEKHTSGAAIMGPGTLVKDPISAISLGMALMFGTAGLPHILMRFFTVKDAKAANKSVVVATGFIGYFYILTFIIGFGAIVFLTGQPSYVDDKGALIGGTNMAAVQLAHAVGGDILLGFISAVAFATILAVVAGLTLAGASAISHDLYARVFKGGDVTEQQEVRVSKIATIGLGVVAIFLGIAFEQQNVAFMVGLAFAIAASANFPIILLSMYWRGMTTRGAVVGGSLGLGVAVVLMILSKTVWVSVLGYDEPIFPYEYPALFSMTAAFIGIWLFSVTDRSDRGQTDRAVFHALHLRAQTGIGVSDSVEH; this is translated from the coding sequence ATGAGTGAGTTTCTCGCCAATCTGCATCAGTTGAATGTAACCGCCGTTATTGTTTTCTTCCTGTTTGTGGCGCTCAGTTTGGGCATCACCTACTGGGCGGCCAAGCGCACAAAAACGCGATCGGATTTTTACGCCGCAGGGGGCCGCATCAACGGGTGGCAGAACGGATTGGCCATTTCCGGCGATTATATGTCGGCGGCGTCTTTCCTTGGGATTTCCGGGCTCGTCTTTGCCTCTGGCTTTGACGGGCTTTTATATTCTATCGGTTTTTTGGTGGGCTGGCCCATCATCCTGCTACTGATCGCCGCACCGCTGCGCAATTTGGGGAAATATAATTTTTCCGATGCGGCATCATTACGTTTCAAACAAACCCCCATCCGCATCATGGCCGCATTCGGATCGCTGGCCACTGTTTGCCTTTATTTGATTGCCCAGATGGTGGGCGCGGGCAAGCTGATCGAAGTCTTGTTCCACCTGCCTTACGAATCCGCCGTCATCATTGTGGGCGTTTTGATGGTGTCCTATGTCACCTTTGGCGGCATGCTGGCCACCACATGGGTGCAGTTGATCAAGGCTGTCTTATTGCTGGGCGGCGCGACCATTGTCGCGGTTCTTGTTCTGGCGCATTTCCATTTCAACCTGCCCGCCTTGTTCGCGGCCGCCGTTGAAAAACACACCAGCGGCGCGGCCATCATGGGCCCAGGCACATTGGTTAAAGATCCCATTTCCGCCATTTCCCTGGGCATGGCGCTCATGTTCGGGACCGCCGGCCTGCCCCATATCCTAATGCGGTTTTTTACGGTGAAGGACGCCAAAGCCGCCAACAAATCCGTGGTCGTGGCCACAGGCTTCATCGGTTATTTCTACATTCTCACTTTTATCATCGGGTTTGGTGCGATTGTCTTTTTGACCGGGCAACCATCCTATGTCGATGACAAAGGAGCCTTGATCGGGGGCACCAATATGGCCGCGGTCCAACTGGCCCACGCCGTGGGCGGGGACATTTTGCTGGGCTTTATCTCTGCCGTCGCCTTTGCCACCATTCTGGCGGTTGTGGCGGGCCTGACCCTGGCGGGGGCATCGGCAATTTCGCACGATCTGTACGCCCGCGTATTCAAAGGTGGCGATGTCACCGAACAACAGGAAGTGCGCGTCTCCAAAATCGCCACCATCGGGCTGGGGGTCGTTGCAATCTTCCTTGGCATCGCGTTTGAACAACAAAACGTCGCCTTTATGGTCGGTCTGGCCTTTGCCATCGCGGCCAGCGCCAACTTCCCCATTATCCTGCTGTCCATGTACTGGCGGGGCATGACCACCCGCGGGGCCGTTGTCGGCGGATCGTTGGGATTGGGCGTGGCCGTTGTTCTGATGATCCTCAGCAAAACGGTCTGGGTCAGTGTTTTGGGATATGACGAACCGATTTTCCCGTATGAATACCCCGCCCTGTTTTCGATGACGGCGGCGTTTATCGGGATCTGGCTGTTCTCGGTCACGGATCGTTCGGACCGTGGACAGACCGACCGGGCCGTGTTCCATGCCCTGCATTTACGGGCCCAGACAGGGATCGGGGTCAGCGATTCAGTAGAGCATTAA
- a CDS encoding BaiN/RdsA family NAD(P)/FAD-dependent oxidoreductase, protein MDTDVVIIGAGAAGLMCALTAGGRGRRVCVLEHTDKIAEKIRISGGGRCNFTNLHCAPDRYLSNNPHFCRSALKRYTQYDFIDFVSRHKIPYHEKTLGQLFCDDSARDIIDMLSRECDQGGVDIQTATTVQTVDRDDSGRFVVTTSRGVVTCASLVVACGGLSIPKIGASPFGYEIAKQFGLNIIPTRAGLVPLTFDPAVLDITKDLSGVSIDPVRVQSQSGMTFDEAMLFTHRGISGPAVLQISSYWHPGEDIAINMYPQADVWAWLKDQRKKQPKSMLHTVLGDILSKRLAQKIAEDVAVDGRMADLSDKILMTVATRISDWRVKPSGSEGYRTAEVTLGGVDTDDVSSKTFEAKTVPGLYFIGEVLDVTGHLGGFNFQWAWSSGHCAGQVV, encoded by the coding sequence ATGGACACGGATGTCGTCATTATTGGGGCCGGGGCGGCCGGGTTGATGTGCGCGCTGACCGCGGGTGGGCGTGGCCGTCGTGTGTGTGTGCTGGAACACACCGACAAGATCGCCGAAAAAATCCGTATTTCCGGCGGTGGGCGGTGTAATTTTACCAACCTTCATTGCGCGCCGGATCGGTATCTGTCCAACAATCCGCATTTTTGCCGATCGGCGCTGAAACGCTATACCCAGTATGATTTCATTGATTTCGTGTCGCGGCACAAAATTCCGTACCACGAAAAAACGCTGGGGCAGTTGTTCTGTGATGATTCCGCGCGGGACATTATCGACATGCTGTCGCGTGAATGTGACCAAGGCGGGGTTGATATTCAAACCGCCACGACCGTGCAGACGGTTGACCGGGATGATTCCGGGCGGTTTGTGGTCACAACGTCGCGCGGCGTTGTCACGTGTGCGTCGCTGGTTGTGGCCTGCGGCGGGTTATCCATCCCGAAAATCGGGGCCAGCCCGTTTGGGTATGAAATCGCCAAACAATTTGGCTTGAACATTATCCCGACACGGGCGGGACTTGTGCCCCTGACCTTCGATCCGGCGGTGCTGGATATCACGAAGGATCTGAGTGGTGTGTCGATTGACCCGGTTCGGGTGCAATCACAATCAGGCATGACTTTTGATGAGGCGATGCTGTTCACCCACCGTGGCATCAGTGGTCCGGCTGTCTTGCAAATTTCATCCTATTGGCATCCGGGTGAAGACATTGCCATTAACATGTACCCACAGGCGGATGTTTGGGCGTGGTTAAAGGATCAACGCAAGAAACAGCCAAAATCAATGCTGCACACCGTTCTGGGCGATATTTTATCCAAACGGCTGGCGCAAAAGATTGCAGAAGATGTGGCGGTGGATGGGCGCATGGCCGATTTGTCCGATAAAATTCTGATGACGGTTGCCACGCGCATTTCTGATTGGCGTGTCAAACCGTCGGGCAGCGAAGGCTATCGCACGGCGGAGGTGACGTTGGGCGGCGTCGATACCGATGACGTTTCATCGAAAACGTTCGAGGCAAAGACCGTCCCCGGCCTGTATTTTATTGGCGAGGTTCTGGATGTTACCGGCCATTTGGGCGGGTTCAATTTCCAGTGGGCCTGGTCGTCCGGCCATTGCGCCGGACAGGTTGTTTAA